The segment GCTGGTCAGAAGAGATCGGAAGAGGCAAAGCGGGGCGTGGCATCAGACGGGAGCATATCACGGCGAAGGAGGAGAGAGGAAGGGTGGGTGGAAAGAGGGGATCAATATGATATAGTTATATGTAGTACAGATTGAAACCCGATCATGCGTCAAAGGAGATCCTCATGCCCATCATCTTCGCTGCCTTCCTCACCCGCCGCCGCGAGCGGCTCGGCAAGACCCAGGCCCAGGTGGCCGAAGGCTGCGCCGTCACCCCGGAAGCCATCTGCCAGTTCGAGAGCGGCCGCCGCAAGCCCAGCCTGGCCTTGTTGCCTCGCCTTGCCCAAGCCCTGCAGGTGGACCGGCGCCTGCTGGCCCGCTTTGCCCTCTTTAGCCGGGCTCCGGAGTTCTACGCCATGCTGGGGCTCGAACCGGTTGAGCCGGCAGAACTCGAAGCCCTCCAGGAAGCCTGCTGACGGCAGGAAGTTCGTCGGCTGGCCCTGGGGCCCGCCCGCTGGCTCACCAATCCGTCAGAGGGATTTTGGACCCCCCTGCCGGGCCGCTCTGCGCGGCCCGCAGGAGTATCTGAAACAGCTTGAACCGGAAGACCTGCCAGGAGACTGAGGATGAATACGAAAAAGAGGGCCGCTTTCTATCTGCGCTGCTCGACCGTCGACCAGCACACCGAAACCCAGGAACTGGACTTGCGGCAGTTGGCCGCTCAACGGGGCCTCGAGATCGTGGCCGTCTACCCCGATTACGCGAGTGGAGCGAAGGCCTCCCGCCCCGCGCTCGATCGCATGATGGCGGATGCCCGCCGCGGGAAGTTCGACGTCCTGCTGGTCTGGGCCTCGGACCGGCTGGCCCGCAGTGTCACGCACTTTCTGGCGGTTCTCGATGAACTGAATCACCTGGGCATCGAGTTCGTCAGCTTCCGCGAGCAGCTGGATACGGGCGGGCCACTGGGACGTGCCGTGGTGGTGATCATCTCCGCCATTGCCGAACTGGAGCGGAACCTGATCATCGAGCGGGTTAAGGCGGGCTTGCGCCGGGCGAAAGCGGAAGGCCGGCGGCTGGGCCGCCCGCCCCTCACCGTTGACCGGGAAGCGGTGCTTCAGGACCGGCAGCGGGGCCTGAGCATCAGCCAGTTGGCCAAGCAGCACGGCATCGCCGAAACCACCGTGCGGAGGCTCCTCCGGCAGGCCCCACCGGCTCCGCCAAAAACCCTCTCTCAATCCCTCCGCAACCGGCTGAAAACACAACCTCACTTTCGGCACTTTAACCCCCGCCAAAAAGAGCTGTTTATTGAACACCGCAAACCTACTGCAACCTTCTGTGAGCAAAGTAATGCTAGCCGACATACCATCAACTGACTGCCCCGATGTTGTCCGGGTGGTCGAAAATCCAGGAGGTGGCACCCATATCGACCTTTGACCGCTTTCACAATCACATTCATAATCCTTACGTCGTGGCGTTCGTCGACGTGGACAGGCAGTGTCACAAGTTTTCTTCGAGATAGAATGCCCGGAGTGCGTTGCAATTTCTGTGCTGGGATTTCGCCTCAGCCGTGCCAAATCCTGGGAATCAGGAAGAGGCAGGCTATAGATGCTCCTAATGGAAATGGCGGGTAGGGGTCTCCTGGCTATTTGGAATTTTCTTGGTGTTGGTCGTCCCTTTGTGCTTTCTCGAGAGTTTCTTCCTTTTGTATTCCTGACAGTTTTTCAAACTGCGCCAGTTCTTGCCGGCTCTTGCCGGCGTCGTGAAGTCTGCGATAAACCTGAGCAAGGATGTAATGGGGACGAGGACTGATTGGATCCAGTTGCGTGGCCAGCACGAGCTCGGATTGAGCCCTTTTGAGTTCGCTCAGCGCTTCATAGCACTGGCCCAGTAACAGGTGAACCTGCATGATGCGAGGCTGACCCTTCTGCGCCGTCTCCAGATACGGTAGCGCTTCTTGAAAGCGCCCCTCATGAACGGCTATGTCTCCAAGATAAAGGTTCGTTAAAGGATCCTCCGCGGATTCCCGGAGTGCCTGTTGGAATTCCTTCCAGGCGGAAGGGTACTGCTTTAAGGCCCATTCAGCCACTCCAATAGCATAGTGAATGCCATTGGCGTCAGGACGCCTTTTGAGCGCCGCCTGATATTCCTTAATTGCCCAGGGATAATTTTGTTCCTCTAAGTAGACTTCTCCCATCAGGGTGTGCAGCTGAAATGAGTCAGGGTCTAAGCTCTTGAGTTGCTTGATTGCTTCAAATGAGGAGTTCATGTGCAGTCGGGCCAGCTCGTAAAGGGCATCGGCGTCTTTGGGGTTCTCTGTGACGAGTTGATTCAATTGTGCAATCGCCGCGCTGATCTGACCCTCTGATTCAAGGGCTAAAGCCAGATAGTATCGGCAATGTGGCTGCGGGCGGGGCGTTCCCAGTTCGGTCCGGAAGCTCCGGATGGCGGCCGCAAATTCGTGGAGACCGTAGTATGAAACACCCAGATAGAAATTGACTTCTGGGTAATCTGGATGAAAAGACAGGACGCGCTGGAAAAGGTCGATGGAGACTTGAAATCTCATTTCCGTCTGGTAAAGTACTCCCAGCCGTTTTAGCACCTCCGCATTATTCGGTGCCAACCGAAGTGCCTTCTTATAGATTCTTTTCGCTGCAAGGTAATTCTGCTGGCTTTCGTCGGCTCGGGCCTGCTTGAGAAGTGCCTCGACCTCGGCTTGTTGGGAAGCTACTACCTGGGAGGGTGAAGAAAGAAAGCACGAACCGAGCAGTGCGATGGAGGCTGTCAGGAAGAAAGGCCGGGACGCTTTCCTGATATTCGGCATTTCATGAACTCCCTATCGCCTTTGGTATTGTACGGCGATTCGGATTTATAACGAAAAGAAATTAGTTCCAACCTTTATTGACTGAGCCATACCAAAGAGCTGCATGTCACCTCGAGCTGATGAATTCAACGAGCCCTCTGGTACCGGAGCCTATTCCAGCCCGCGCCTCCTCCCGGGACGGACCCCGGTGAAGCCACACTCGAAGGTTCTAAGCCCCCTTAGAGAAGAACGGCTCGTAGATTCAAGCGGCCGTCAGGACGAGCCGGAACAGGAGCCGAAAACCAGGCACGACCACTCATTCGGCAACCATTACAGGCTGGCGCGCCTGCTTCAAATCACCGCCTCTGAGCACGGTACGGCGCGCAGCAATCAGCTGATGTGTAACTTCCCGCTGGAGGTCTCCGAAACCATCTGCAATCCTTTGCGGTTTATTACCTCGCTGCCGGGCTCGCTGGCTCGTTCACCAACCATCCGAGGTCCCTATAACAGGGATGATCAGAAACTCGACGGCGGACAGATTCAGGCAGCAACAGCGCGAAATTAAAAAACCGATAAGCGGCCGGTAGTGGACCAAGACCTATGACCCATGCGCGCTCGGAAAATGGCTCGGCCAGTCATCGCGGGACTTCATCTTCTCAGGAGGTTTGGATTACAAACGCAAAATCCTGCGACAAATCATCCAATTTCGGACGAATGACCGCTCGTACCCTGCACAGAAAATACGCCGCTAAAGCTGCCTGGCCTTGCCCCGGTATTAGTAACGCGGTGGAATTCCCCCCCAGGCCAGGGCTTAACCGACCTCCGTTCCAATTGACAGCCATGGATCGAGTGAAGCTCCACGGCCCTTACCACGGTGGTTCATCCGGGCTACGTGCCCAGTTGGCGAAGGCCGGCCAATTCCAACGCTTGCAGCACGAAAACATTCCACGCGAAGACCCTGTGATGTCCAAAGAAGGGGTGGGCGGGATTGGTGGCCAGGTATTCTTGACTGGTGGGGAAATCGGGAGAGATGTTGATCTCCGCCCACAGGCGGTTGGCAATAGCACGATCCGCTCTGTGCCAGCCATGCAGCTTGCCCGCTGTGTAACCACAGATTTCCTCGCGCATCCAGCTACCGCCGTTGTAATAGATGCCGTCCATCTGGTGGCTTGCGTAATTGTCAGCGTGGTCCTGATTGATCATTGGGTGCCAGGTATCACTGAAGTAGCTCCAGCCCCGTCGGTCTTCCGGCAGCCCGATGAAAATCGGCCGCGCCGTGCCACCCTCTTCCGGGTAGGGAGCGTCGGGGCGTGCCAGCAGCACCGGAATCCGATCGAGATGATTGCACATCATTTCATCGGTGAGAATCTTTCGCCGGAATAGCCACAGCGACAGAAATTCAGGAAAGATCTCATCGAATCCGATGGCGTCGGTGACATGCCGTGTAGGGCGCAAGTGCTTGCGGACCGGATCGTAGTAACTGCGATAATTTTCTTCCACTTTCTCGAGATAGCTGTCAGATACGCGGGAGCTGATGCCGGGAACCTCGAGATCCTTAACTGTGCGCAGCATGACGGCCAGCATGCCCTGGTTCTCGCAGATGTCCGTGGCGCCCTGCGGAAAGTCGAAAACATCAAGCTGTCCTACTACGAATTGCGCCCAGCACAGGCCATTGTGATTCTTGTCGTAGGTTTTCAGGCAATACTCCGCGGCTTTGCGGATTTTTTCCATCGGCGGCGGGATTCCAAAGCGGCGGCGGTTCTGAAGCGCCCAGATCAGCCACAGTGGGGTGGAGTCATTGGACTTGCGCTCCAGGTTCGCCTTGTTCGGTTCCACCAGCGTGTTGATGGCACCGTCAAGGCCTTGATTGGCGCCCCAGAGATTAAAGACGCCCTCGTTCAGAGTGCGGTCGTTCATGCCGTTCGCCGCATAAAAGCTGTCACGAAGGTACGTCTCGCCCGCCGCAGAGTACCAGATGCTCGGGGCGACCATCGGATGGAGATATTCCGGTCCGGCCATCCACGAGAGCATCGTCGTGTCGGCAAAAAGAATTTTTTCCGTTTCCCCGCCTTGAAAACCGAGAGCATCGGCAAGGTGAAGCTCGCTCGCCAGGCGATATCCACGCAGGGTATCCGGCGTCTGCGTGTCTACAAAGATAAAAGACCTCTTCTCTTCCGGGCGATCCATGGCAAGCCGATGGTAGGGTTCGAAATACGTGTTTAAGCGGCGGAGTTCAAGGCCGCGGAGCTCGATCGGAGAGCTTGCGCTCGCCGATTTCAGATGAATGGCTTGTTCCGATGGCGGCACCGAGATAAATAGCGCGCCGCCTTGGCCACGCAGTGAATAACAGAATACCGTCGTCGTGAACTCCGACCACTCCTCCGGAGATTCTGGAACCCGGTCATTGTACAGCGTGAAATTCTCGATCATGTGCGACTGCGCATCCACATCCCAGAGTTCGATAGCGAAAGGGTGGCGCGTCCGGTACCGGACGCTAATCGAGTACACTTCGTTGTCGTGGGCAGGGAAGGGTATGATCACGCCATCCTCCGAAGTGCGCGGCGTGAAAATCACGGCGCCGTTGCGCTCCTCGATCATCACCTGTCCTCTCTGCTGCCATGCGCCTGCCGGAGGCAAATTCACCGCTTCACCCGCTTTGACGTCCGGCCACACCAGCGCTTCTCCATAGGTCTGCTCGACAAACAGTTCACCCATTGCCCGGACACCCAGGCGTGGAACATAGTTCAGGTTGACGTCCGGAATCCGTTTTGGCGCCGGCTTCACGGGCCGCCCGTCGCGGCGAATCAAGCGGCTCCAGTGATTGCGAAAACCCGAGTCCGTGAGCAACCCGACCGTCGTGCCCTCCCGCGTGCGAAAACCCACGGCGGGAAACAGTTCGTGCAACGCACCGCCCTGGCAGTCTGCTTGGTCGAAGCTCCAGAATTTCGCCGGAGGTTCTTCCGGTTCCATCCGATGGCTTACTTGATAGAAAAGCATGTACATGTCGAGCTGGCGGAAGCGAATCCGTTTTCGCACGATCTGCGGCCCGGTAACTTCGTATTGGACGCTTACGAAGACCGTTGTGTTGAGGTTCGGAAGCTTGGCCTCGCCGCGCAGATGCAGATGAGTCGAGCTACCCGACCAGGACGACGCCTTCCAGTTCTTAACGCGATCTTCCAGGCTGCGGTCCCCGTTTTGAAACACCGCTGAAAATTCGCCCTGACAACGGGAGACACGGCGGCCGTGGGAAAGAATGCTAGTGCAATAGCCGTGCTGCGGATCCCCGGTGGCCTCGATCGTGAGGGAGTTCGGAATCTGCGACGACGCGGAGTGCGCGGCGGCCGGCAACGCCTTGGGCCATGCCAGGCTGGCGGCACCGATCGAGCTTTCTATGAATTGACGTCGGGAAATTTTGTTTTCAGACATGTTGCAGGCTGCCTCTGTGAAATGGGGTTGTAAGGGACATGAGGGGTTTGGGCTCGCCACGGTTAGGGATTTTCCGCGGCTGCAACGCCGACGTATTTGTCTGCTCCGCCATAGTAAAACAGCCACCGTTTTCCGCGGCGTACCAGACCCTCGACAAACACCACGTTGGGCACTTGGCCAACCTTTTCCCAACGTTCGGCAGGATGAAACAGCGGCTTTTCGGCACGCGCCAGGATCCTGCTCGGATCATTCTTATCGAGGAGAAGCCAGCCGGTGGAATACACCAGTTGATCGTTGGCCCCGTTGTAAATCAGGAGAATGCCTTGGGGCAGGATCACGGGCGGCGGGCCAGGTTCCACGACTTGTGAATCGAAATCTCCCGGGCGTTTGACCGCCACCGGATGGTCGAGCGCATCGGTCCAATGGATCAGGTCGACGGATTCGGCGAGGCCCATTTCCCCCCCCGTGTCGCTCGCGCCGCCCATGTAGTACATCCAGTATTTCCCGTTGATCTTTTTTGGAATGATCGCGCCGGATTTTGTCCAGCCTCGATTCCACTTCCCCTTGTAGGCCGGCATGATGACGCCGTGGCGAGTCCAGTGAATCAAGTCGCGTGATGTCGCCAGGCATAACTGGGCCTCGCGATGATCCGGGCCAACACCATCGACATTGTTAAAACCCGTGTAAGTCAGATAATAAGTTCCATCGATCTGCACCAGGCGCGGATCTTCGGTTCCCCCGCCTTTTTCGTAAGGGGTATTCGGGCCTAAGACGGCTTGAGCGCGACGCTTGAAATGCACGCCATCGTCGCTGACCGCGTAGCCAAGACTTGAGGTCTTCTCCTTGTCCTGAGCGCGGTACAACATCACGATTTTCCCGTCTTTTTCGATAACCGCAGGATTAAACGTCGCAAAGGATTGGAACCCTGCACCACGGGGCCAGATCACAGGCCGCGTGGAAAGCCTTTTCCACGGTCCAAAGGGCAAATGGAAACGTCCGGCGGCGCTCAAGCCAGCAGCGCACAAAATCAGTAGCCCCATCATGAAGAGTCTCTTCCAGCCGAATCCGTTTCTATTCATATCTGCGGATACTCCTTCCAGTTCTGCCCTCTCCCCCTGAGTTCACATCAGTAGCTCGCTTTGATGCGTATGAACTTTCCCGCGCTGATAGAGATGGCCCCCCTCAGCTGCTCCTGGCCGGTCATCAGTTTTGCCGGAGTACTGCCAGCAACCGGAATGTTGATTGCGGCCTCGCGATCTTGATCCGTCGGGTTAAAGAGGATGAATTCTAGCTCGCGGGGTGGAAATTTCCCCGCATCGAAGGCGTCGATGAGATCCAGGTTGACCAACAACAACTCGCGATCGCGCACGCTGCCCAGCGCTTCAAACATGAGGTAAGACCAGAGGACCTCTCCGCTCCCGTAAATTTCCTTTCCCACGTTGCCGGTTTGCCCGCCTAATTCGAGGGTCCCGAGATTTTCATAAGGGACAAATGGTAGCAGTGCCGGTTTTTCCGCCGCTGTGTGGCAGGCATCAAAGAAGTAAAAATTGTTGCGCCGTTGCTGGTCCATCAAGCGCAGCAGAATGTCGAGGACCAGCCCGCGCTTCATGATGGCCGTCCAAGGCAACATCGCCTCGACGTTTTCCTTGAAAGCGGGATACAGAATCGATGCTGCAGCTTGAACCATTCCGCGAATGTCGTGCTTCTGCGAAGGATCACCGTACCAGTAGAACATGCGCAACTGCTCATAAAGCAGATAGCGTGCGGATTCCTGAAGGCCCAGATCCAACGCCGCCAGCGCGCCGAAGGCCAGCTCCTGGGGCTCGTGAAAAAGGCTCGCTGCCCGCACCGTGGTCATTACTTTCACTGCCCGGCGGGCCGCCTCGCGGTACCTCTCGTTGCCGGTCAGACGATGCGCGATCAAGCCTCCCCACGCATAAAGCCCTCCGACTGCGTAGTTGGTGCCAGCACCTTCCTGTTCCAGATTGTCGGTTCGGAAATAGATTGGAAAAAGATTATTGTAGCGATGTGCCAGCCGTGTGGCCGTCTGATACGCGCTGATGAAGTTCTCGACCAATTGCTTCGATCCCGCCAGCGAGCCGATCATCGGGTACTTGATCAGCCCGTTCTCGAAGGGGTACCACGAATCCGCCACCTGTTTATTGCCGTGAACAAGATCATTGCTCAAGGTCTCGAGGTCAGCGTCGTAGAAATGCGGCAGGGTTGCCAGCAGATCGTCGATGACCTGCTGGTAGGCGGGATCCGGGTGAATTTTCAGATAGAGCATCGAGGGCCATAACACGTCGGCAACCGTCATCAGCTCGAAGTTGTTTCCCGATTC is part of the Acidobacteriota bacterium genome and harbors:
- a CDS encoding tetratricopeptide repeat protein; translated protein: MPNIRKASRPFFLTASIALLGSCFLSSPSQVVASQQAEVEALLKQARADESQQNYLAAKRIYKKALRLAPNNAEVLKRLGVLYQTEMRFQVSIDLFQRVLSFHPDYPEVNFYLGVSYYGLHEFAAAIRSFRTELGTPRPQPHCRYYLALALESEGQISAAIAQLNQLVTENPKDADALYELARLHMNSSFEAIKQLKSLDPDSFQLHTLMGEVYLEEQNYPWAIKEYQAALKRRPDANGIHYAIGVAEWALKQYPSAWKEFQQALRESAEDPLTNLYLGDIAVHEGRFQEALPYLETAQKGQPRIMQVHLLLGQCYEALSELKRAQSELVLATQLDPISPRPHYILAQVYRRLHDAGKSRQELAQFEKLSGIQKEETLEKAQRDDQHQENSK
- a CDS encoding glycosidase, which encodes MMGLLILCAAGLSAAGRFHLPFGPWKRLSTRPVIWPRGAGFQSFATFNPAVIEKDGKIVMLYRAQDKEKTSSLGYAVSDDGVHFKRRAQAVLGPNTPYEKGGGTEDPRLVQIDGTYYLTYTGFNNVDGVGPDHREAQLCLATSRDLIHWTRHGVIMPAYKGKWNRGWTKSGAIIPKKINGKYWMYYMGGASDTGGEMGLAESVDLIHWTDALDHPVAVKRPGDFDSQVVEPGPPPVILPQGILLIYNGANDQLVYSTGWLLLDKNDPSRILARAEKPLFHPAERWEKVGQVPNVVFVEGLVRRGKRWLFYYGGADKYVGVAAAENP
- a CDS encoding XRE family transcriptional regulator translates to MPIIFAAFLTRRRERLGKTQAQVAEGCAVTPEAICQFESGRRKPSLALLPRLAQALQVDRRLLARFALFSRAPEFYAMLGLEPVEPAELEALQEAC
- a CDS encoding recombinase family protein translates to MNTKKRAAFYLRCSTVDQHTETQELDLRQLAAQRGLEIVAVYPDYASGAKASRPALDRMMADARRGKFDVLLVWASDRLARSVTHFLAVLDELNHLGIEFVSFREQLDTGGPLGRAVVVIISAIAELERNLIIERVKAGLRRAKAEGRRLGRPPLTVDREAVLQDRQRGLSISQLAKQHGIAETTVRRLLRQAPPAPPKTLSQSLRNRLKTQPHFRHFNPRQKELFIEHRKPTATFCEQSNASRHTIN